In Haloimpatiens massiliensis, the following are encoded in one genomic region:
- a CDS encoding YetF domain-containing protein gives MEIKNIFLDAEKLNILELFIRTSILYFILFISTKVMKFRQPGIITPYNFLMAAGISHIAASRMVSPKSRPIDAVTIITVYTLIYLVISYLYFKAPSIVTQKPRILIKKGKIIRENLSKSKLTIDNLFSILRQKNAHNLQNVEYLIAEATGDFSVAVNGNSLPVTKFDMSISTSQDILSENLIYKGIIDEHILEKNGLNCDWVQEQLKANNVDDINSIYLGILTPDKKLFLN, from the coding sequence ATGGAGATAAAAAATATTTTTTTAGATGCAGAGAAATTAAATATACTAGAATTGTTTATTAGAACATCAATATTATATTTTATTTTGTTTATTTCTACTAAAGTAATGAAATTTCGTCAGCCTGGCATAATAACTCCATATAATTTCTTAATGGCAGCTGGAATCAGTCATATTGCTGCTTCTCGTATGGTGAGTCCTAAATCAAGACCAATTGATGCAGTTACAATAATAACAGTATACACTTTAATATATTTAGTAATTTCCTATTTGTATTTTAAGGCTCCGTCAATAGTTACGCAAAAGCCTAGGATATTGATTAAAAAGGGTAAAATAATCAGAGAAAATCTTTCAAAATCAAAATTAACTATTGATAATTTATTTTCTATATTGAGACAAAAAAATGCCCATAACCTTCAAAATGTCGAATATTTAATAGCAGAAGCAACAGGAGACTTTAGTGTAGCTGTCAATGGGAATAGCCTTCCTGTGACTAAGTTTGATATGTCAATAAGTACTTCCCAGGATATTTTATCAGAAAATCTTATTTATAAAGGAATAATTGATGAGCATATTCTTGAAAAAAACGGCTTAAATTGCGATTGGGTACAAGAGCAGCTTAAGGCAAATAATGTAGATGATATAAATAGTATTTATTTGGGGATTTTAACTCCAGATAAAAAATTATTTTTAAATTAA
- a CDS encoding YetF domain-containing protein, translating into MKVFGVVKDISLLGYFIRTFVVGIISFIVGRYMMKRTINQLTAYDFAVVWILGALTVAPLLDGEISFTYTIIPLITLFIWHYIISIISLRNRKLSFFFNGKPIILIDNGKIIRKNLKKQFINIDLLLSELRLKNIFDISEVKYVILEPNGHFSIIKKESNRPVTPTDFKIYAKPVNLPLVIINDGKLFEENLKKLGVDKEWLMNKLSMYNVHDIRKIYLATMDKTKKLYVSKKDI; encoded by the coding sequence TTGAAAGTTTTTGGTGTTGTAAAAGATATTTCCTTATTAGGATATTTTATAAGAACTTTTGTAGTAGGTATAATATCTTTTATAGTAGGAAGATATATGATGAAAAGAACTATAAATCAACTCACCGCATATGATTTTGCAGTAGTTTGGATATTAGGAGCTCTTACAGTTGCACCGCTATTGGATGGTGAGATTTCCTTTACATATACAATTATCCCACTAATAACTTTATTTATTTGGCATTATATAATAAGTATTATATCTTTAAGAAATAGAAAATTATCATTTTTTTTTAATGGTAAACCTATAATTCTTATAGATAATGGAAAAATTATTAGAAAAAATTTAAAAAAACAATTTATAAATATTGATTTACTATTAAGTGAATTAAGACTTAAGAATATCTTTGATATTTCAGAGGTGAAATATGTGATTTTGGAACCTAATGGTCATTTCAGTATTATAAAAAAAGAGAGCAATAGACCAGTTACACCAACAGATTTTAAGATATATGCTAAACCTGTGAATTTACCCTTGGTAATAATTAATGATGGAAAATTATTCGAAGAAAATTTAAAAAAGTTAGGTGTAGATAAAGAGTGGCTCATGAATAAGCTAAGTATGTATAATGTACATGATATTAGAAAAATTTATCTAGCTACTATGGATAAAACTAAAAAGTTGTATGTTTCTAAAAAAGATATATGA